One segment of Castanea sativa cultivar Marrone di Chiusa Pesio chromosome 3, ASM4071231v1 DNA contains the following:
- the LOC142627537 gene encoding protein terminal ear1-like — translation MEETGIGRFPGNLDPRAQEFRPRNPNQYQLCFFPQPPQPLYYPYTTPFSATELQVVPFCEAGVGYVHAPQQQQHHHHPAYVSSHVVQVAPVLPPSAAATRTLVLSSVPSEVSEALLRREVEAFGEVRAIEMERIQEGIVTVHFYDLRHADKALREIRDQHMQHQARLRNHYCTTSPTTGSSLGTNSGTHVDNSGPRGLIAGRPVWAHFVIPFAHAVPDGHNQGTIVIFNLDSQVSKTSLKEIFDAFGPVKELRETPSKKHQRFVEFYDVRDAARALKEMNGKEISGKAVVIEFSRPGGHSRKFFNTFTSANPAAISANVPVINSANINYHIKSPKYPSLPPPPPPLPPPPPPRKFSGRFSPNVRPRPQLSQTPFSSKKSNFSKQGSPKGSANSEGSLEAKVMTSLNLGNGIEEKEMNGPTKRNGAKKSQSSNTAIIVTTAKQGRSSSNRPWKGRQAKKFDTRFLINEDSSNGRDSRTTVMIKNIPNKYSQKLLLNMLDNHCIHCNEQIGDGDEQPLSSYDFVYLPIDFNNKCNVGYGFVNMTSPQATWRLYKAFHLQHWEVFNSRKICEVTYARVQGLEALKEHFKNSKFPCEMDHYLPVVFSPPREGKQLTEPLPIVGHNKHPISTGLHSSKASVDDDDDDDDEMDGQDRLEEEEEEQGGGGGGSDDFDVDQHDVLMDYSNSCCSSSNSYPFGGVNGDDHDEDDDDIDVDEDRDREERK, via the exons ATGGAAGAAACCGGTATTGGCCGGTTTCCGGGAAACCTAGACCCTAGGGCTCAAGAGTTTAGACCCAGAAACCCAAATCAATACCAACTCTGCTTCTTtccacaaccaccacaaccgCTATACTACCCTTACACGACGCCGTTTTCAGCGACTGAACTACAAGTGGTGCCGTTTTGCGAAGCGGGTGTAGGATACGTCCATGCgccgcagcagcagcagcaccaccaccaccccgCGTACGTTAGCAGCCACGTGGTACAGGTGGCGCCAGTTCTGCCACCGTCGGCGGCGGCGACTCGGACGCTGGTCCTGAGTTCGGTCCCGAGTGAAGTGAGCGAGGCGTTGTTGAGGCGGGAAGTGGAAGCGTTTGGAGAAGTGAGAGCGATAGAGATGGAGAGAATCCAAGAGGGAATCGTGACCGTTCATTTCTACGATCTGAGACATGCAGACAAGGCTTTGAGAGAGATTCGGGACCAGCACATGCAACACCAAGCCAGACTCAGAAACCACTACTGTACTACTAGTCCTACTACCGGTTCGTCTTTGGGCACCAATTCTGGGACCCACGTGGACAATTCCGGTCCCCGTGGACTCATCGCGGGTCGACCCGTCTGGGCCCACTTCGTCATTCCGTTCGCCCACGCCGTCCCCGACGGTCACAACCAGGGCACTATTGTCATTTTCAATTTGGACTCCCAAGTCTCCAAAACCAGTCTTAAAGAAATCTTCGACGCTTTTG GTCCGGTAAAGGAATTGAGAGAAACGCCATCGAAAAAACACCAGAGGTTCGTGGAGTTCTATGATGTTAGAGATGCGGCTAGGGCGCTTAAAGAGATGAATGGGAAAGAAATAAGCGGAAAAGCTGTTGTTATAGAATTTAGTCGCCCCGGTGGTCATAGTAGGAAGTTTTTCAATACGTTCACTTCGGCTAACCCAGCAGCAATCTCAGCCAACGTTCCAGTGATTAACTCCGCCAACATTAATTATCACATAAAATCTCCAAAATACCCTTCACTgccaccacctccacctccgCTTCCGCCTCCTCCACCGCCTCGGAAATTCTCGGGGCGGTTCAGTCCCAACGTGCGTCCTCGTCCACAGCTCTCTCAAACGCCTTTTTCTTCCAAGAAATCGAATTTCAGCAAGCAGGGAAGCCCTAAGGGCAGTGCAAATTCTGAAGGTTCACTTGAGGCTAAAGTGATGACAAGTTTGAATCTTGGGAATGGAATTGAAGAGAAGGAAATGAATGGGCCCACGAAGAGGAATGGTGCAAAGAAGAGCCAAAGCAGCAATACGGCTATAATAGTCACTACTGCAAAGCAAGGAAGGAGTAGTAGTAATAGGCCATGGAAAGGTAGACAAGCAAAGAAGTTTGATACTCGTTTTCTAATCAACGAAGATTCCAGTAATGGCAGAGATTCCAGGACCACTGTCATGATAAAAAACATACCCAATAAGTACAG TCAGAAACTGCTATTGAATATGTTGGACAACCACTGTATTCACTGCAACGAGCAGATTGGCGACGGCGATGAACAGCCTTTGTCCTCCTATGATTTCGTATATCTTCCCATTGATTTCAA cAACAAGTGCAATGTGGGATATGGGTTCGTGAACATGACTTCTCCACAAGCAACATGGAGGCTCTATAAGGCATTTCATCTTCAACATTGGGAAGTCTTCAACTCAAGGAAAATTTGTGAAGTAACTTATGCTAGAGttcag gggTTGGAAGCATTGAAAGAGCACTTCAAGAACTCGAAGTTCCCGTGCGAAATGGACCACTATTTGCCAGTGGTGTTTTCACCACCACGAGAGGGTAAGCAACTGACGGAGCCTCTCCCCATTGTTGGCCACAATAAGCATCCCATCTCCACTGGTCTCCATAGCTCAAAAGCTtctgttgatgatgatgatgatgatgatgatgagatgGACGGTCAAGATAGgctagaagaagaagaagaagaacaaggtggtggtggtggtggcagtgaTGACTTTGACGTTGACCAACACGATGTACTGATGGATTACAGTAACAGCTGTTGCAGCAGCAGTAACAGCTACCCATTCGGCGGCGTTAATGGTGATGAtcatgatgaagatgatgatgatattgatGTTGACGAGGATCGagatagagaagaaagaaaataa